The Raphanus sativus cultivar WK10039 chromosome 6, ASM80110v3, whole genome shotgun sequence sequence GGAGTGGGTTATACATTAGGGACCGACCGACTGACTTGCCATGTGAGAGTGGAGCCCATCAGTGTTCTTGGCCCGTTAGATTCTTTTGGACCCTTTTAGTAGATACAAGAGTCACCTACCTTgatattctaatattttttatttttttaatcactGCTTTTTATTTTGCATGAATGTGGCATTAATGAGAACGTTCCCAAAATTATATGAGGGTCTAGTGCTATTTTCTTATGTTGGACGGCATGCAAAAAGCTGTATATAATTGTTATTGTTTGTCTTGTATTGTGTTATCTATGTAGACTTTAATGCTTTTGCTCTGAACGATTTCTTGAAGAgtatcattttctttctttctttctatgtTAAAGTGGACTTATTGCTTTCTGTTTATATTATACTAGGCGGTGCAGGGACTACGTTCCTCGAAGCCCCAGTGATGCGAATCGCGTACATGTCCTTAACGATGTGAGATGTTTCACCAATGTTGAGAGGGCTATTCACTATTTGGAGGATCAGCCAATCATAGATCAATATCAGTGCTCTTCGGAATTTGCCGACATTGTTGACGTAAGTGTTTACTTATGTtcaagtaatatttttttttagatcttTTGTCTCTGTGTTTCTGTTGCTTCAATTATTTTTACTTGtctaatttagaaaatttatcgGGGCCCAATTTCACGTGATTCCATCTCAAGGCTTGGCATGCTGTCTCCGTagaaaaaatttacatatattgaATTAAGAAGTTATCGTTGAACTGAAGAATAGGCATGGTACAGGACACAGAGTCAGATGATATTTTAAGGCATCCTTGGATGTTTTAATAGCTGAGCTAGATCCGACAACATAATTATTTGGAGATCCATTTAGGATTTTCAAGTGCTTCATATATGGACAATTACAGAAGAATTTGAGATGAGTTCTTTGTCATTTGTTTTGTCCACATATTATGTTCATTgcttaattttcttattttttctagAAAGTAGTTGAGAAATGTTATGCTTGCGGTCACGGTCACGTGACGGACAGCAGCACCAAGTCCAACTTACCAGAAGAGACACTATCACTATTACTTGATGCCACTTATCACAACATATCTTGTGATGTCTGTGAACATGAGGtaaatttaacataatatattctttctattattattactaAAGAAATCCGCGCATTCGCGCGGACTATTGAGTTccttacaaaaatattatttgtgcACAATTTTTCTCCAACATTTATTaactatgtatttttttattatacacAAATCTGCAAAATATACTATACGcgtattcaaaattattttgagttactttaagtttattttatattttattttaaaataccgatcaataagaaatttatgaaaaacaaagataaaatattgaaaatattagatactcaaaaaaataacaaaattttttaGAAGATGCCACTGTTGAATAACATTAACTAACGGAATGAAATGAATATCTTTAGAGATGTGACTAGTCAACCCTATGAAAgtaattcatatttaaaataaattaatctaAAATGTTTAGCTAAAAAGTTCTTATAGAGAATGTCGATCTAAGAAAGTTAAAAAGTGAGGATCCTCCATATTctaaccaaaaactaaaaagaaaataaattacgGTTAAATAGAAACCATGAGTACATGAAATATCATGTAATGGAAATAGAGTGCCAAATTTATGTTGCATAgatttaatattactaaaccaaactataatataaacatataatattttaatatttattactaaattataGTGTATAAGTTTGGCTATGATATTGTCTTTAGAATATTCTAATTATTTACAACAGAAattgttatataaattatattttaacttttataacagaaatttttattttaagataacaacacagtatataagaattatcttatttttataaaaaaattaatctaattaatataatttcgtttttaattatatatacaaatttatcaaggataatatcgatattaacctGTCTAACTTTTAACATGAGAATTCTGTTGTaaaaaattacttcgcaaataatagtatagaaatTGAGACCATACATAAATGAAAGTTGGTATTTTGCATGtgcatttttaataaaaagggGAAAACGAAGGACGCATGAAAAGATATTCTCATTATCATCAAATACAATTAACAGAAGAATAGTTTTTtgataataacatatatatgatcTGATCACTCAAGTTGACCATACCACACACCTTGGATCTTCACATCCTTTGGCACCTTGGCACCCAAGTCAGTGTCCGACGGCTGAAGACTCTCGAACACTCCGATCACTTCTCCTGTCTCAGGTTTGCTCTTAGTCACTTTCAAAGTGATCTCTCCCACCGAAGCTGCCGTGTTTTTCACGTTCTCCTTTGAAAGCTCCTCTTCATCTCCTCTGCCTCCAGCTGGCAATGCAACGGCGTTGTCATATCCTGTGGATCCACCACGACCCTTTGGGTCCAAGAAGGACGAGCCACGGTATGAAGGGACCAAGAATTTTCCAGTGAAGTTGTCTGGCTTGCCCGAGGCGTCAAGCTGCTTGACTGTGAAAAGGAATGGCACACGCTCGCCTCCTGGAAGCTGAACTGTGACTGCAGCGTAGTCGATTCCGTCTTCTTCCTTGAAGTTCACGCTTCCGTCTGAAGAAACCTGCTCTcgagtaaaaaaaaagaatcgatCAATCAAaaaacctaaacctaaaccaaaaGAAGTATTTTCTTGCGGTGGAAGCAAAAATAAAACCTCGAAGGGGCCTTCGATTTCGTCAAGAGTGTAAGTGAGACGGGTCATGAGCTTGGTGTTCTGGAAGTCAGGAGGTGCGTTCTTGCTAACACTCTCAGCCTTGACGGTGAAGGAAGTAGGCTCGAAGCAGAACTTCTTGCCAGCGTACTTACCGGGCTTGAAGGAGAAAGTCTCAGAGCCACCGTCAATAGTTGGGCACTGGTTGGCAGTTCCAGTTCCTTTAACTTCCATGTATGTCTTGCTCTGTATCTCGTCATAAGTGAGTCTCTTCGGAGCTCCCTCTGCACTTGCTCCCTTTTAATgccaccacaaaaaaaaaagatacaaagtTCAACAAACTGATGGCGATATGATATTATAATACCTAAATCCATATCACTATCAAATTAGGTGTGTGAGCATTTACAAATTGTTACTAGTGATTGCATATACATGAACTGAATATTATGAATCTAGTAGGTTAACGCATACTATTATGCTAAATGTTATTGGTTTAGTCACTTAGTTACAATTTTTAGTACATACTGCAAGCAACGAAGCCAGAACCAGTTTATCACacataaactatttttttcttttgtgtgtgtttagtTACTATGATCGTAATGAACTTTATCTATGAATAAGTGATAAAGAAGAGTGGGTGATAAAACAAAGTTGGTCACCGAGACAACGAGAGCAGAGGTTGCAAGAGCGAATCCGGAGATTTTAACAGCGTCCGAGAATTTTCCGGCGAAGTCCTTGATGTCAGATTGGTAGGAACAAGTGAGGCGTGCAGAAGAAGTCTCTAGCCCAAATGATTTGCCGACCGTCTGAGTCGACCGGAGGAGAGCACTGCCGCGAGAAGGAGCGGTGGAGAGTTTGGTAGACTGGAGGAATGTGGCGGAGGATTGGAGAGAGGCTGCCATGGCCGCAAAGTGTCTCTCAGAtagttcttgtttttttgtttttcttggtCCGAGGCAGAGTAAAGTAAAGACTAAAAGAGTAATAATCGTAGTAGAGAGATAAGATTGGGATAAGGTGATGATTTTCATTGGTCTGTTTTGTGTGACTGGTTTCTTTTGTTGTCACGTGTCCAAATCTTAAGTGGAGGTATGGATGCTGTCTCACCCAGGGATGCTGACATGTTTGTGACAtccaaatactaaaaaaaatgattcaattAGTTACTCGTGCAGATTTCGAACTTGCAACCTTTGTATTTGCACGGCGCTTTAAGTAGGCCTTGGCAAATTAACCGGAACCAAAAAACCAAATTATACTGATCCGGGATTATCTAATCCAAAACCTaactacaaaatataataatccaAATGGtccttattttaaaatattgcaGATAACCGGATCCAATCGAAACCGAATTGATAACCGAACTAGTACTTTAATACccgaaatataatatatatttaaactattacTTATATAGATTCTAAATAACCAAGATATTTTAATTCTATTATAAATCCAAAAGTTATTTAGTTACGTTTAAACTTGATACTGAAATGTTTAgatttcattaattaaaattttaaaattaaacatcttttataaactcaattttttttaaaaaggtattttaaatatttgtcgAATAAttcatatactttttatttgAGTAACTCGGatagtttggttattttggATAGGTTAGATACAATATAACAAGAACCGAACTATATCCAATTTCTAACATAATTATCCGATGTAAACTGAAATCTAACCAATCCAAACCGATTTTTGGACGGTTCTTATTTGGCTACTTGAAGTCCAAAATCGAATTAACCAAAGTGAAATTGAACTAAAAACCGAATCTCCAAGCCTAGCCTAACCAACCAAGCTAATCGACCTTTGTTGAATGTACAAATCGTAAATTCTTGGtgtaaatgttttgttttgtttgttgtaaGACATTGAACTCCAATGTTTTCAACTTTTACTAGTAGTTTACTTGTCCGTAAATGATCATTTCCTGGTCAGGTAAGTTTTAGAGCATATGTCTCCTCGTTTGCTTGAGGCTTACTTTTTTTTAACGATTATAGtgttgttcgtttggttgccgcatGTCCGGCGTCTGCGTCTGCGGTAATGATTTTCGCAGCAAGCTTGTTCGTTTCATTGACGCCGGTACATGTGTCTGCGTCTGCGTCTAAACGCTAGGACCTGCGTCAGACGCCCAAAAATCCCGCGGCCGCGACTAATAACCAGCGTCTATTTAACCTATTTACTATTTTACCCTTAACCTAATTCACTAATTACAAAAATACCAGAGTGTATATAACTAAGTGCTTATATAAATTGTGGTTGGTTTATGTCAGATTAATTGGGGCAATACTAATAATTAGTGGACTCTACTTGGTTGTGATGGGAAAGAGTTGGGAGAGTCAAGCTCTAATTGTTAGCcgccaacaacaacaacgctTTGTTTATTCAGAAACAgcagaagaagatggtgatgaagaagacCAGCCTAACAAAGAAAGATGTTGTAGTATCATTGAGCCACTAATTTCCTCCTAAgctctgctctctctctctgagaaTAATAAAAGTTGCACGATCATTTCATCctctattaattttaatttttatttgaagatAAAAAGTTCAATTTTTTCAGTTATTAGTTTCGTATAAAATTAAAAGCTAAAGAGGCAGACTATTATATAGGTTCCACGCCCTTTTAGAAATAATCCATATTAGTTGCcaatgaaaaatgttaaaagtgATGCTATAAATTGAGACTTATTCTATGcgttcttaaatatatataactcattTTTTTAGGTTTCGATGCAGATGTTTTTATTGATATATccccaaaatatttaaaatcgcTAAATTTTACGAGATACAACTGATAGTTAGAAACTGGATAAGTAAACTTTGTTGAGTAGTTGACAAGTTGTACAAAGTGCTTTACTTGCTGTTCTTGTTAAAAGCTTCGGTAACGCTAAAGAGAGTCCAATTGGTCACGACTCACGCCTAAga is a genomic window containing:
- the LOC108805657 gene encoding oxygen-evolving enhancer protein 1-1, chloroplastic, coding for MAASLQSSATFLQSTKLSTAPSRGSALLRSTQTVGKSFGLETSSARLTCSYQSDIKDFAGKFSDAVKISGFALATSALVVSGASAEGAPKRLTYDEIQSKTYMEVKGTGTANQCPTIDGGSETFSFKPGKYAGKKFCFEPTSFTVKAESVSKNAPPDFQNTKLMTRLTYTLDEIEGPFEVSSDGSVNFKEEDGIDYAAVTVQLPGGERVPFLFTVKQLDASGKPDNFTGKFLVPSYRGSSFLDPKGRGGSTGYDNAVALPAGGRGDEEELSKENVKNTAASVGEITLKVTKSKPETGEVIGVFESLQPSDTDLGAKVPKDVKIQGVWYGQLE